The Daucus carota subsp. sativus chromosome 2, DH1 v3.0, whole genome shotgun sequence genome includes a window with the following:
- the LOC108209099 gene encoding nonsense-mediated mRNA decay factor SMG7: MTFVDTTSKMSAPSWERAQRLYDKNTELENKRRRAIQAKVPSDPNTWQLMRENYEAIILEDHSFSEKHNVEYALWQLHYRRIEEFRAHFNAAAAASAGSVPPRSAKGPRPDRITKIRLQFKTFLSEATGFYHDLILKIKAKHGLSLGHFSDDFETRIVFEKDEKKSIEMKKGLIACHRCLIYLGDLARYKGLYGEGDSKNRDYAAASSYYLQAASLLPSSGNPHHQLAIVATYSGDELVAVYRYFRSLAVESPFSTARENLIVAFEKNRKSYTQLHKDIEGSASKESPNQTNNRGKGTKETRLQAKEVDLDGFSERAPSIHDIYKAFCTRFVRLNGILFTRTSLDTFGEVLSLVSNLLRELLSSGAEELKFGLDAVDNGLFIVRLVTILIFTLHNVKREAEGQSYADILQRTGLLQNAAVATFELMGHIFKRCSELSDPCASQLLPGLLIFLEWLASFPDIAAGTDIDDKQVSVRSKFWDHCVCLLNKLPLSGSMLTSDGDNDNCFFNMSKYEEGETDNRLALWEDFELRGFLPLHSAHLILDFSRKQSIGHDSKKEKTSRLKRILAAGKALTNLVKVDQKPLSFNVQLKRFVIGVAPQSSEDTSSALYSAGSKSGASIKESLKAPMTDLAISQSEFELYDGDEDDEVILFRPTLSEKRHDEISELVPPGEVVNGMNAFSDETQLYSAPLSAFEVGLHQNSAFSSGPQAPMPVTAFSSGRQSPLPVPNFVSQQMQPNQTSSSSRNQHDFLAKDLEGWSLVESGRVIDLRMQNDMKVSNVASLSLPVQQIISPGYTGIYSQAVGPGTITQNQINPISSSRAPDVPNNFEFVASSGYNGGIIAPKVSSALQAMSMKGPANRPVRHLGPPPGFNSVRPKQGFEPSVAMSGENPSVDNYSWLDGYTHPSSIGHSSLKQSTGYPSHPGFLYSEEGNAPLEGARFPFPGKQVSSAQFGAEDRNGQIPESLNLPNEQMQQQQQSVPPPQQYQGKSFLMNHRIV, encoded by the exons AATACGGAGTTGGAGAATAAGCGTCGACGAGCAATACAAGCAAAAGTTCCCTCCGATCCAAATACATGGCAACTTATGCGGGAAAATTATGAAGCTATAATCCTCGAGGACCATTCCTTTTCGGAAAAGCACAATGTTGAATATGCTTTGTGGCAGTTACATTACCGGAGAATTGAGGAGTTTAGAGCACATTTCAATGCTGCTGCAGCAGCTTCTGCTGGATCTGTCCCACCTCGGTCTGCAAAAGGTCCTAGGCCTGATCGAATCACTAAAATACGTCTCCAGTTCAAGACTTTTCTTTCTGAAGCAACAGGATTTTACCATGACCTTATTTTGAAGATCAAAGCGAAACATGGGCTCTCTCTTGGACATTTTTCTGACGATTTCGAAACTCGTATTGTTTTTGAGAAAGATGAGAAAAAATCtattgagatgaagaagggtctGATAGCTTGCCACCGATGCTTAATTTACCTGGGTGACCTTGCACGATATAAAGGTTTATATGGGGAGGGTGACTCCAAAAATCGAGATTATGCAGCTGCTTCCAGTTACTATTTGCAAGCTGCATCTCTTTTGCCATCTAGTGGTAATCCTCATCACCAG CTCGCCATTGTGGCTACTTATTCCGGGGATGAACTGGTGGCTGTTTACCGTTACTTCCGTAGTTTGGCTGTGGAGAGTCCCTTTTCAACTGCAAGGGAGAACTTAATTGTTGCTTTCGAGAAG AACCGGAAATCCTATACTCAGTTGCACAAAGATATAGAAGGTTCTGCTAGTAAGGAGTCACCTAACCAGACAAATAACAGAGGAAAAGGAACAAAAGAAACAAGACTCCAGGCTAAGGAAGTCGATCTTGATGGCTTCAGTGAAAGAGCACCCAGTATTCATGATATATACAAAGCTTTTTGTACGCGATTTGTTCGTTTAAATGGAATCCTTTTCACACGAACAAG CTTGGACACATTTGGTGAAGTGCTCTCACTTGTTAGCAATCTTCTGCGTGAACTGCTTTCGTCTGGCGCAGAGGAGCTGAAATTCGGTTTAGATGCTGTTGATAATGGACTTTTTATTGTTAGGCTGGTCACTATTCTCATTTTTACACTTCATAATGTTAAAAGGGAGGCTGAAGGTCAGTCATATGCAGATATTTTACAGCGTACCGGTTTGCTTCAAAATGCAGCTGTTGCTACTTTTGAGCTTATGGGACACATTTTTAAGAGATGTTCAGAGTTATCTGATCCCTGTGCAAGTCAGCTTTTACCTGGACTCTTAATTTTTCTGGAATGGTTGGCTAGCTTTCCTGATATTGCAGCTGGTACTGACATAGATGACAAGCAAGTTTCTGTTAGGTCGAAATTTTGGGATCATTGTGTTTGTTTATTAAACAAGCTCCCCTTAAGTGGATCAATGCTTACAAGTGATGGAGATAATGACAACTGCTTTTTTAACATGAGCAAGTACGAGGAAGGGGAAACTGATAATCGGCTTGCTTTATGGGAGGACTTTGAATTACGGGGGTTCTTGCCCCTACATTCTGCTCACCTCATCTTGGATTTTTCAAGGAAACAGTCCATTGGACATGATAGCAAGAAGGAAAAAACTTCTCGTTTGAAAAGGATTCTAGCGGCAGGGAAAGCCTTAACAAATCTAGTGAAAGTTGACCAAAAACCTCTTAGCTTTAATGTGCAGCTTAAAAGGTTCGTTATAGGTGTTGCACCCCAGAGTTCAGAAGATACTAGCTCAGCCCTCTATTCAGCCGGTTCAAAATCAGGTGCTAGCATCAAAGAGAGTTTAAAAGCTCCCATGACAGATTTGGCAATTAGCCAGTCAGAGTTTGAGTTATATGATGGTGACGAGGATGACGAAGTGATTTTATTTAGGCCAACATTGAGTGAGAAGCGTCATGATGAAATATCTGAATTGGTCCCGCCAGGGGAAGTGGTAAATGGGATGAATGCTTTCTCAGATGAAACTCAGCTTTATAGTGCTCCTCTTTCAGCTTTTGAAGTCGGTCTGCACCAGAATTCTGCTTTTTCTTCAGGTCCACAGGCACCAATGCCTGTTACTGCTTTTTCTTCTGGTCGACAGTCACCTTTGCCTGTTCCTAATTTTGTGTCTCAACAAATGCAACCAAATCAGACCAGTTCTAGCTCCAGGAACCAACATGATTTTCTTGCGAAAGACTTGGAAGGTTGGAGCTTGGTGGAAAGTGGTCGTGTGATTGATCTCAGGATGCAGAATGATATGAAAGTGTCTAATGTTGCTTCGTTATCTCTTCCCGTGCAGCAAATTATCAGTCCTGGTTATACAGGTATATATTCTCAGGCAGTAGGCCCGGGAACCATTACGCAAAACCAGATCAACCCAATTTCATCTTCTCGGGCACCGGATGTGCCAAATAATTTTGAGTTTGTTGCATCCTCTGGATACAATGGAGGCATCATTGCACCTAAGGTGTCTTCAGCATTGCAAGCTATGTCTATGAAAGGTCCAGCCAATCGTCCTGTAAGGCATTTAGGCCCTCCACCCGGGTTCAACTCTGTTCGTCCAAAGCAAGGTTTTGAACCGTCTGTTGCAATGAGTGGTGAGAATCCATCAGTGGATAATTATAGCTGGTTGGATGGATATACGCATCCATCATCTATAGGTCATTCGAGTCTTAAACAGTCTACTGGATATCCATCACATCCAGGATTTCTGTACAGTGAAGAGGGCAATGCCCCTTTAGAGGGAGCTCGTTTCCCTTTTCCTGGAAAACAAGTTTCTTCTGCGCAGTTTGGAGCTGAAGATAGAAATGGACAGATTCCAGAGAGTTTAAACTTGCCCAATGAACAaatgcagcagcagcagcagagtGTTCCACCACCACAGCAATACCAAGGCAAATCTTTCTTGATGAATCATCGTATCGTGTGA